The following proteins are encoded in a genomic region of Mustela erminea isolate mMusErm1 chromosome 3, mMusErm1.Pri, whole genome shotgun sequence:
- the LOC116585686 gene encoding olfactory receptor 13G1-like, whose protein sequence is MNNSIITEFMILGLIQKPELKRVLFIVFLFMYTVAFLGNSLIVIAIIYNTSLHTPMYVFLLALAIVDIVCTTSIIPKMLVTMLTSGRSISYENCMSQIFLFTWSLGAEMILFTTMAYDCYVAICFPLCYRTIMNHHMCVTLPSITMMIAVTNSWVHSGLILRLTFCGPNTIDHFCEIPPLLSLSCSPVRINEIMLYVADIALAIGDFTLTCISYGFIIAAIFRIHTTEGKRKAFSTCLSHLIVVSLYYSPVIYTYICPAFSYSFERDKVIAALYTLVTPTLNQIVYSFRNKEMQTGIQKAFPFLKH, encoded by the coding sequence ATGAACAATAGTATCATAACTGAGTTTATGATTCTGGGCCTCATCCAAAAACCTGAACTGAAAAGAGTACTcttcattgtctttctcttcatGTACACTGTGGCCTTTCTTGGAAATTCACTGATTGTCATTGCCATAATCTATAACACCAGTTTGCATACACCCATGTATGTTTTCCTTTTGGcactggctattgtggacatcgtaTGCACAACAAGCATTATACCAAAGATGCTGGTGACCATGTTAACATCAGGAAGGAGTATTTCCTATGAAAACTGCATGTCCCAGATCTTCTTATTCACGTGGTCCCTAGGAGCTGAGATGATTCTCTTCACCACAATGGCCTATGACTGCTATGTGGCTATCTGTTTCCCTCTTTGCTATAGAACTATTATGAACCACCATATGTGTGTGACCTTGCCAAGCATTACCATGATGATTGCAGTAACCAATTCCTGGGTACACAGTGGTCTCATCCTTAGGCTGACATTCTGTGGGCCAAACACCATTGACCACTTCTGTGAGATACCCCCACTGCTGTCTTTGTCCTGCAGCCCCGTTAGAATCAATGAGATTATGTTATATGTTGCTGATATTGCCCTGGCCATAGGCGACTTCACACTCACCTGCATCTCCTATGGTTTTATCATTGCTGCCATTTTCCGCATCCACACaacagaagggaagaggaaggcttTTTCAACATGCTTGTCCCATCTCATAGTGGTGTCCCTTTACTACTCCCCTGTAATCTACACCTATATCTGCCCTGCTTTCAGCTACTCATTTGAAAGAGACAAGGTGATAGCTGCACTCTATACTCTTGTGACCCCAACATTAAACCAAATTGTGTATAGTTTCCGAAACAAGGAGATGCAGACAGGGATTCAGAAAGCTTTTCCGTTTCTGAAACATTAG